Part of the Sciurus carolinensis chromosome 7, mSciCar1.2, whole genome shotgun sequence genome, TGAAccctttatttcaaaatttataaaaatacacagaGTTCCACTTAATGTAGTAGTTGTACCAATTAATTGTGAAAACACATGTGGACAAAATCTATTATGAATTAAGCAAGACTTTAAAtagatttatgttttattaatcataaaaatcttgtatttttaataatagtaCATATTTGTGAGAGGCATGGTGTTTCTACAGCTATGCCCAGGCATAACTGGATGAATTACTTCTTTGCAACAGTTCTGCAGCCTCCCATTGGTTGAAGCAAACAATTTGGGAAGAAAAGCTGACCACAATAGATACCTCACTCAGCAAATTGTCTCAGAGTCAGATGTTATTTTGCAGAGTCTTGCAGAGTGAAGTTGCTTTCCACCTTCGGTGTTGTCATAGCTGTGCAGTAACTTGGTATGCAACTGGCAAAGATGTTTACAGCTCATTTGTATGAATAAATAAGGTACAGAAGAGAGGAGTGGTGCTATGCTAATAGTCCAGTTCATTTTAAGGAAAACAGACAAGGACTTTTGATCAAAAGACTGCCTTTATAATTAAAACTAACATCCtacagcaatacatgcataccaatgtttacgTCAGAGAAACTCACAGTCAccaagatatggaaccagcctaggtgttcatcaacagatcattggaattggataaagaaaatgtagcaaaaATGCACAATGAAGTATCattaaacataaagaataaagaacaaaattaagtcatttgcaCGGAAAATGGTGGAACTGGAGATAATCCTGTTAAACTTAATAAGCCAGACTGCatattttacaataataaatCATGTTCTCCAAAAAATAGTATGTTCAAGCATAGTAATCATTAAGCATGTTCTTTGTGAACACAGTATCtatgaaatgagagaaagagatgcCAACATCAAAAAACACAAATGCTTTTCAGATGATCGTCAGTCACTAGAAAGTTCTACATTCCAGTTCTccataaaattcttttgaaagtcTCATGTTCTATTAACCAAGCTATCTGGGCACTGATTACAAGGTTCTTTAGATTAAAAAGTGTTTTGAGAATTTATAAACTTGTGTTTATTTATCAGGCAAGATATGCTTTAAAGAGGAGTTTTGTTCTCAGAAAATCTAACTTACAAGTTAAATAAGAAGTTCAGTTGTGTATTTAGGACAACTGAACACTGATCATGCATAGGGAAGAAATTACAATGCTTCAAACTATTTGAAGAAACAGGTAGGAATTTCAGAGAAGTGGAAAATGgaaatccattaaaaaaatactaaattgaAAGAAATCAACAATCTTGTTAATCTGTCACTAAATTCTACTTGAAGATGACAAACACCTTAGAACAACTGTTGAATGTAAGAACCTCCTACTTGGTCAATGATTATGCTTGCCTCTCAAGATCCAAGTATTTATATTTGCACTTGACCTTAGATTCAAGTTATCTTCGAAATTCCCATGGTAATCTTTTCAATCTATATCTGCTTCTCCAGAAAATAAGTTAGTTGTGGATGAATCACTCCTTAAGACTCTGCCACTTACAATAAGTTTTATTGCTTTCCTAAACCAGGGATAAAAAAAAGCATATATCAAGGGGTTCATAGCTGAATTATAATAAACACACCACACTAGTATCTCGTAAACATAAGGGGGAGTTATGAAATTCATATAAGCATCAATCACAGCATCAATAATGTATGGTAGCCAAGAGACAAGAAAGGCTGCCATTGCGATCCCCAATGTCTTAGCAGCCTTTCGCTCTCGTCTCGCTACTCTTTCCTTGTAACTCTCTGAGGACGAATGAACTTGGCTGCCTATACTTTCTATCTTCCTAGCCTGATGCTTAGCCACCAAAAATATCTTACCATATATAAACACCATGGCAACAGTAGgtagaaagaatagaagaaaacaaagcagaaccCAATTTTGATTCAGTGGAGCCTGACAGCCTCCTACACAGGTAAGAGCAACTACTAATTCCTCAATTCCTTCTTCATTGGCTCCAgtgtaaaagataaaaaaactaTATGTGACCGAGAAGAACCAAGAAAGAACAATGCATATCACTGAAACCGATACAGTGAACTTGGTTGGATAGGTCAGAGGATCAGTGACAGCAATATATCTATCCACAGAGATACAGCATAAGTGAAATAAAGAGGCAAAACAGAAAGATGCATCAAAACACGTGTGTAGCTTACAGTAGCTCTCCCCAAAGTACCAGCAGCTCTCCACAGACCTCACTGTGCTGAAGGGCATCACTGTTGCTCCCACCAAGAAGTCAGCACAGGCCAAGGATGCGATCAGGAAGTTGGTGGGCGTGTGCAGCTGTTTGAAGTGAAGGATGGCAACAATGACCAGTAAGTTTCCAAACACTGCCAGTACAGCCCCCAAACCCAGCACTGCATACAGGATCACTCGAGGGCCTGGTGAATAAGGGGTTTTAATGCAGGATCCATTCACATGCTCGTAACAGAGCTCCACAGCTTCAGCTTGGGAGAAATTGTTGACCATTGCCTTCTTGCTTGAATTATTTTCAAGCTCCCAAATTCCTGATTTTTGCCACTTAAAACAAGAAAGAGATGGCAATTGCCTGGGCTTCTGGGAGGGAAAAATATCTCTagttaaaataaaagtgattttataagaatttttttgcaCGTTATTTATAAACTTTTGACCTTTCTGAACAGTATTACTGAGGTTTTAATGCATTTAGAGCAGGAACTTGTTGCAGAAAGCCATTAAAGATACAGTAAAATCATATTACTAAATAAATGGCTGACTACACTCTCAGTCCACCGTCTATGCTGTAGAATTTAATTTGTGAATcattagaaaaatcattttctgCCTGTGTCACTTTACCTTTTGAAAAATCTCATCTGTAGCCACCAGAGTTGAGAAATAATTAGGTCACCAAACACTGAGTTTTATTTCCTGAGTTAGCTCCCCTGAGTAGCCACTTCAGCAGTAACGACAAActagagttcattttttttttcaagaaggaagaaattacatCTCCTTCAAATTATAATCTCGAAATCCCCATAGAATGGAGTGTGAAGACTGAGGAAGTGTTTACTCATGATTGCTTTAAACATACTTTgggaatacatttttttattgcttataattttagaattttggatttttaatttttttatgtatttttggtttGGAGCTTGAGCTGATTTGAAGAAATATCTTTATCAAATTGATACTAATCTAATCAGTGCTAAAGCATTTCCCAGGCTAATAGTTTTCAGtgtccaaaattaataaaaatttattaaaataagcaataaCTCATGTAGTACCTCACCTTTGGATCCTTAAAAAGCAGTATCGTTTTAAATCTACCACAGAGGAGTAGGCAACAACTGGGTTGGGTTGGAGTGGTGTTTTAAATTAGCCAAGTCTCTGGAAGTGTAGACTCATGCTATCATCCAAGGTTTAAAAAGGGAAACAGGAGCCAGGCTCGTTTCTCTAGGCatttggtggtttttgtttttgtttttgtttttgttttttaacctagGAGTATAGTCTAAAGAAGGTTTTCAGATTTCACCTGATCTCTAACAGGtgaataatttttactttatttaacaataaataaCTGCAACCTTGCATCTGAACCTTGGAGCTAAAGACTGGACTACTTTTATTGCCATTTACCCATGCCATGCCTGGACTCTGCTGAAAGTGCAGGGTCCTCGGAAAAGACAGGTATAAACGTAAGTGTGCATGTCTTTATCTCTATCTATACCCTTTCTCGGTAATAAATTTCCATAATGTGCAAGTTTTAAaaggtgtgtgtatatgtgtgagtgtgagagtgtgtgtgtgtgtgtgtgtgtgtgtgtgtgtgtaatacccCTGGTATTGCAGGCTTTACTAGTCTGTGAATTTTAAATCAACTCATTTTGACTTGATTTCCCAGCTCATGCTCAAGCCCTCACTCATATGATGGCTCCGAATTAAATCTTCTCGTTGCTGTGTCTGCAGGTCACTCCTAGGGTTCCCTACATAGTATACCCATGTGTTTCCAAGTCCAAGCACAGAATAAAACCACTCTGTTGCCCACATATTCTCTTCTGCCCCAGATTTACTGATGAGATCCACGACATCTATTGCTTTATTCTCAAGATGACTAAAGGGATCTCACCACTGCCACCATAGAAGGTGTTGTGCCTGAGAGTTTGACAGTCTCTGTAAGGGATATTGTCTCCACAAGTCGTGGAAATCCCCACTTCATTAGCACACAATAATAATGCTGTTGCACAGAAGAGAGTGACTCCCTTCCTCAGTTCTTTATACTTgagcacaaaaaaagaaaaccccagcTTTTGATTTCATCAAGTGTCCTAAAATTTGCCCTTTCATAGAAGCAAAGATAGTTGCTAAGAAGCAAAGATAGTTGAGTAGCAATGAGCACTCCTAGGACCCACATTTTACAGTTTAACAGTTCTCACCAGTACAAGGAACTAGGACTTCCCAAAGAAATGATTTTACCCAGTGACAGGACAGAAAGGGAGG contains:
- the LOC124988924 gene encoding trace amine-associated receptor 9, with the translated sequence MVNNFSQAEAVELCYEHVNGSCIKTPYSPGPRVILYAVLGLGAVLAVFGNLLVIVAILHFKQLHTPTNFLIASLACADFLVGATVMPFSTVRSVESCWYFGESYCKLHTCFDASFCFASLFHLCCISVDRYIAVTDPLTYPTKFTVSVSVICIVLSWFFSVTYSFFIFYTGANEEGIEELVVALTCVGGCQAPLNQNWVLLCFLLFFLPTVAMVFIYGKIFLVAKHQARKIESIGSQVHSSSESYKERVARRERKAAKTLGIAMAAFLVSWLPYIIDAVIDAYMNFITPPYVYEILVWCVYYNSAMNPLIYAFFYPWFRKAIKLIVSGRVLRSDSSTTNLFSGEADID